From the genome of Phoenix dactylifera cultivar Barhee BC4 chromosome 17, palm_55x_up_171113_PBpolish2nd_filt_p, whole genome shotgun sequence:
CTTTTTAATCTCTGATCTTACCTATGTAATAGCAAATCATTGGTGGAGCATGAGAAGATTTGGCACACTGTGAAAAAATTgcctgatttttgaatgatgttTGAGAAGTCTTAAGCATTGATGGAAGCATTAGTATGCTCCAAAGTACGAACACCATTTGCATATTTTGCAGGTGGGGAACCCATTTAGAACTGTTAGGAGTGCGTTCCAGCCTTGCATTCAGAGATCAAGAGGAGATACTAGCCTACTCATACCTTGTTAAGGGATTCAAATTGCTTCACTAGAAaaggagagttttttttttttttcaggcttAGTACCACGTCTGCTTAAGGAGTTTGTTTTGTTGTTTTGTCCTCTCAATATTGCTTCTTTCTCCCTGTTGTAACGCTCTGACTTTGTGTCgcccctccccctctcccttgTATCTCTAAGCTAAAACTTTTGTAATTTCTCCTGCTTTTTGATCTTGAATAAAAGCCGGGTGGCTGCTCTTTCAGCCTCCCTTATcatcaataatatatatatatatatatatatatatatattccaatTCAAGAGTCAACTATTAAAAACCTTCTATTATTCAGTTCAGTGTTAATGAAGCTCTAGGTGATTGTTGGCTAGTTTCTTTAGCGACAAGAAAgactcttttaatgaagagttcGAGTTTCCTTCGAAGACTTGGAGATCTGAAAAGAAGTGATTGGTGTCTCTTTAGAGATTTCCAACAAAACTAGAAACAAAatggttttttctttgatttcaaAGAtagagaagatattatttggcttAGGGTGTCATTAATTTTGgggaaattaattttgatcaacTCAATTTTGTCTTTCATCATCTCAATAAGTCACTTAATATGAGCACTTGCTTGGATAGTATCATCTTTCACCACTTGGGCAAGAGATCTAGGGGCTCAATTCTTAAAGGTATTATCCTCTCCTAGTCTTACCcaaaacaacaacaataacaactaaaaaaaaatcatcaaattgagtcattaaaaaaatttataaaattaggCCTTGTTTTGAGGAGGATCTAACTTTGCTAATGGTGGCCTTTGCTtggaaaactagaaaaatatctgtaAAGCCGGAAAAACAAGGAAGATCAGGAACCTGAATCTAGGAGATCTATATATGAGTCGGTTGGGCAAGAGGATGAAGAAATTTTTGAGCAATGGTGATCAACTGTGAAAAAAATTGAGTTGCGCAGGTCtgaataattttcaaatttgtatccattCCATTTTTAGCAAATTTTATCTCCCTTGCTGATCTACATTTAGATGCTTTGAGGTTTCTTAAACGATAAAAATTCAGATCATCCCCCTTACTCATTTGAATATATGCTTCCATAATCAAGTTCTATTATCAAGTTTCTGATTATAATCCCCCCATCCCCGCTGCCTGGGAAAGTTATTACAAAGTTGATTAAGTCAATATTCTCATCCAGGGCAACCCAGCCTGTAAACTCTGCAGAACAAAAGCCATCCTTGCAGCAACTTCTGCAGGAAAAAAAAGCCCTAGACTTCGGGTACCAGATTCTAAAACAGTTAGAAAACTCAGCAAAGAACATGTTCAATCAACTAAACAAAACCTGAGTTCAGAGACACGGTAGTGTAATTTCAACAGAGATTGCTGCAACAATTCTATACTAAGCAATACATTTCCATACTTTAGCACCTAAATAATCAATCCTTATCCTGTTGCGTGGTTTGCTTCTCAACAATCTGTATAACAATATTCTATCAGAAAAACATATTACTTAACAGAGAACTGCAAACTTAAAATTGCATTTCCACTTCCCCAAGTGACTATTATAGACGTTTCATGCAAATAGACTGGATGACGTTCATTTTCTGAATGGGCGATCACAGCATCTCAAGAGTACCTGAACAAGTTGATGGAGGCTGGAGATCCTGAAGCACCATCTATACCTCCTCCCTTCCATGGTTGCTGCTCTTTATAATATTAAACTTGCACAGTGGGCACGTTGCATTGATGTATAGCCATTTATCTATGCAGGCGCAATGGAAATGGTGGCTGCAAGGAAGCTCCCGCAGTTCCACCCCGTCTTCATAGGAAGAGAGGCAGATGCAACATTCCTACATGTCACACATGAATGTCACATGATGCCTATGTGTCCTATCAGCAGAGGCACAAGTTCAACTTTCTAGAACAATCTAACAAGAGGTAAATTTTAGATATGGGAGGAAAAagcagaaaaaacaaaaaaataggaCATAGGTAATTAAATttcctaaaaataaaaaaatatagaaaaatttaaaatatttatttacatGAAATAAAGAATGAGAGGCAAAACAGGAAACAATAGCAAAAGCTATACCATCATCAAGGTTTATTGACTTAGTTGTACATTTTTTGGTAGAATTGAATTGGTTGCATATAATTTGTATATACATCACAAAATCTGTAATAATTCATGAATAACTGAATTCCTGCTGATTAATTTGTTTTTGGGGAATAtttagagaatcattcaacaagAAGATCTGAAATagttttaggatttttttttttcaaaagtataTTCTTTAGATGCAACCATTAATCAGCAGCAAGTGTGCAAGCTTTCCCTAATCACGTTTAAGAGTAAGTAAACTACTAAACaatttttgaggaaaaaaagtCTGCCTCTTATGTTATATATAGGGCATGGGATGATGCAAACTCTTGGGCTTCCATCCTGGCCAAAGATGTACAATTCATTATGATATAATGCAGTATGCATGATTTTCCCCCTTCTCTTAAAGAGTGCTGTTGGAAACAacctgtggcactttaacaaaTTTAACAAAACCCATATATGATGGAAGCTAGAATATGTCCACAACCAGCATATATTTTAGTAAACATGTCGATAACAATAAGAATAAAGGTTTTAAGCAAAATGAGAATGAGTTGGAATTTGATGGCCCCTTGTTATGCAAGTTGGCTAATGCCTCAGATATCAGCTCCTATTAATGCTTAACATTTAGCTTAAGTTAGGAATGCTCCTAAACCCCATCACATGAACAAGAATTCTGCCCAAGAGGGGCTTCCCACCTAGTCTGCAGCCCTTCATTCCATTTGTTGTTAAATCATTACTCTCATAAAGTACAAATGTACCTTTAGAGAAAGTTTGATAAGATATAACAAGCATACCATGTTGGGCTAGCATAGCTGGATAACCACCTAATGCAAGTTCAAACCATTCATTTGTTCTAGTAAAGCGAGTTTCATGGAGAAGACAAAAGCAGGAGACTGTTCAAACTTTGAATCAGTCAAAATTGATAaactgaagaaaagaagaatcaaACTAGAGATCCTACCACATCCTCTGCTGAAAGAACATGCTCAATGGGTGGATCATGACCACACTCTGTCATTATTCCACCAGATGGCCTTGATATGTCACCACTAGGTTTTTCAGGATCGCCAATTCTTCGGAATTTGTATTTTGGAAGTTGTCGGATGTCTTCATCAGATGCTCCTTCTTGCTTTAAAAGGAATACAAAtgcaaaataaactatttagtcCAACATAAAAGAGTCTATACTTAATTTCTAATTTCAACATTTAAATCTATAGAAAAATAACTATTTAAGGTAAAATTAACTGCtgttggggaaaaaaagaaaattacagtTTAGGTGCATGAGATGCATGATTATTTGGGCAACCAGCGCTAACATTTAACAACAAATGTGTTTGAACATTTAGCTAAATATGCAGATGTATCAAGCCCGTTCTGTTAATAGTTTGTCAGCATTTCTTGAGCAGGCCAATGACTACATAAACCTAATCATACTATAAATCTCACAAATGTTTTCCTAAGATGTTATTTGTATATGGCAGTTCATACATCAAAACTAACTCAATATTAAGTATCAAGGTACGCCATCTCAGTACCGAGCCCCAAACTAGTATGCCCAGTACCGGGGCCGAGTCGGCGTACCGACACTCAATACACCTCTCGTACCATGTCCAATACATCCTATATTGCCCCATTTGGTACGATATGGCGTACCATGTTtagtataaaagaaaaattagctGATACttatttagaagaaaaaaatatatttaaaagtgTGTAAACAAATTTAGCATCAATCCTGCATGAACTACTATGCATAAGAAAATTTTCAGCCTCATTTCAATGCTATATCTAAAGAGTGGTCAAGTGAACGAGGCACCCTCCATTGCAGGGTCTGGGAAGGGTCAAATATATGCAGGCTTAACACCCATATCAAAAGACTGTTTTCATATTTTGAACCCACGGAGGTTACAACGAGCAGTGCGCCAAAGCCCACCCTCTCAATTCAGTGCTATATCTGAAAGCCTTATATTatcaaaaactttaaaaaaaaaaagtgtgcaACCACCATATTGAGCCTGCAGCAAAGACAGATATGCATATAATTCCAATTTTAGGTTACACATCATTTAATAAATTGGGCAAATCAGTATACTGTCAGTTACACATCATGTAATAAAACTTAAGCGCATAAATCTACATACCATCTGTGAgaaaattttcttattttttcaacATCAGCAcatacaaacaaaaaaaaatcataggaTAAATACAGCACATGTCAAATGCCCACAATATGTATGATCTACTTCACCTTCTATTGTCAGTCATTACTACTCGGAGAAACAAGATGAAAAATGTCAGAATCAAATATTATCCTGAGAACTGGTTTCGGAGCACATTTTCATGTTCATGGCCTTAGGAAGGTTGTCTATCATGAATGAAATAGATAAGCTTTAGCATGTCACATGGCTCATGCTGGAGCCAGGGTCCTGTAACTCAAAAAAAATTACCATCCTTTCCCATCAAAACTCAATCTAATATAAGGGTGACCTGGTGCTATCAACCATCAATAAAATTCCATTTTCTACCgaaaaaattcagattattGTCTTCAGGTGGAGATTATGCAATTACATTGCAACAATGTTCCATGCTACCAAGATAAGCTTTTGCCAGAAGCGATAAGAAGTTGTGTTTACTGTCATAAAATAATTAGCATTGATCTGTTCTATCTTGTCCAATTTAATTGTGATTGTCATGCTCAAACAAAAAATTGTTAGTCTCAAAACagaatcaaattaaagtaaattTTAATCTAGAAGCTAAATCACATAATCAATATTTTATAGAAAAAGAAGCCTTTCCTTGTGGTTGCTACCTGATCTCCCACCGCATATAAAATTGCAATGATACATGGTAGGCAGCAGCAAACAGCAATACCAATAACACACGCGAGGGCAACACAAAAAACGACAAAGAACACATCAAATGCCAGAAAAACGATGCAAAGCCTGCAAACAAATCAACTAGGTAACAAGgagtgaaaagaaaaataagcatGTGGAAACAAAGtcaaaagaaatatgtagataTATGATTTGAGAAGGACCAGTAAAGTTGTGGTGCATCACTCGTCAAGGCTTGGCCTCCAGCAGACACCCAATAGAATCCAATAATCCACCAAATGAATGAAAACATGGTGTTTGCAGACTCCAGATGTTTTATGATACTGCCAAAGAGGGGATTGAAAATGAAATCAGACAGACTGAATACACAATATATCAACACTTTGCTAGAGAAGAAAACACAAAAATGAAAACCTTTGAGACTACAGTTTTGAAAGGGAAGCGGGTCAAAATGAGAATTACAATTCCAGTAAAGATTTCTACATCACAAACTATAAGAGTTTCATCATAAATAACAGCCATTTGCCCTCCTTAATTTATAGGTTCACTTGTGAATTTACAAGAGCAATATAGCAGTTCCATTCGAATGAATGATTGCCAAACTCAAAAAAACATGTTTCTACACAAACTGCATCACTAAGACATAAGCCTAATGCAATTTCATAAGTAGCACATGAATAAATAATTATGccgaagaaaattttaaaaaaatctttcagGAAGATCCTAGAGAAGAGGATTTCTGCTATATAACTGTAAACCATAAATGATTATCCTATACACAAAAATCTCCAGATGTTATTTCATAGGCTCCATTTAGATTGTCTATTTGTTCATTGGAACCTAGAGAAATTGTCAGCATTAAGCAAACATATTTGATCACAATGTTATATAGAAAGCTACTGGGAGAGTATTCCAACAGAAAAAAGCTAATCATGGTTATATGTATTTTGGAGCTACCGGTGATCAAGAGGATCATAGACATGACCAGAAATAGAAAGTATACCTTTAGAATACATGGTGTGAAATAGAAGCTTCCCATATCAAactaataatttttgaaaaataaaaactgAAAGCAAGAATCGTTCTGCCAGTACCGGAGCCCATACCAATCGGCCGGCAGCACGGTTCAGTACACCTCCATACCGTTCCATGTCGGGCCTGTACCAATATAGTACAGCGagcgggggagagagagaacgggagagagtatgagagagagagaggaggagggagggagagggagagggagagggagagggagagggaagaagggagggagagagatggTGAAGGCCGGCAGAGACCGGCGGAGGCCAGCGGAGCGCAGCTTGACACTCAAGAGAGGACAGGGGAGAGGAAGAATgtgagagggaaagagagagagagagagagagagagagagagagaaggagagggagggagagagatggaggCCATCGAAGGGCTACCGAGGGCCAGGGAGTGGTATAGAGGGATAGAGAAGGGGATCCACCCTCTGGACGCCTATTTCGTTTGAAACAAGTGTCCATCggggcattttttttattttgcatattttaagtaaagtcggcaaCCCCTTGTCAAACTCACTTAATATTtccaaaatacaaaaagaaaaaaataaaaaaggagcccTGATGGATCTctgtttcaaatgaaacaagGGTCCTTCGCTTTTCGGCAACCTTTAACGAACtccatctctctccctccctctccccccttctctctctcttttcctctctttccttctttctctccctctgcACTGATTTCTCATTTTCAATGCCAGAACCATCCCGTTCCGCTACCGGCATGGCTCGGTATGCCTCGAACCGAGCGGTATGGGACAGCTCTGCATTCCTTgcctaaaaagaaagaaagaatgaataGTAAGTTATTGTTAGATTTTAGAATATCATAAAAGTTGATCTGTTGGTGCAGCTGCTAGTGTTGGCTAttcttttggaagaaaaaagagaaaaaggattGCTATAGTCTAACAGTCAAGCAAATAGAAAAGAGATGAAAATAAGGACAAACCAGCAGAAGAGATAGGAGAAGAAGGAATGATTGGGGGATAGAGACACAAAAAATGCTAGacagaaaattatattttattcaagaaactaaatttcaaattttgaaaatttgacCTTAATACAGCTCTTTCAAATGGTACCTAGGTCACTTCAAAATGTGATTATGATGATCCCAAAGTTATGGTAAATCTATCAATATCCAAATCCACTTTTGACACAATCTATTATATTGTGAATTTTCTAGTAAAGAAAATTCCtaatcaattaaaaaaatttgatcTTAATTTACAAGTTCTATATCGAAAAACCTCTATTTCTAATAGCATGTTaatataaatccataactagTAATCAAAATACACTTGAAATCAAATCTACAGTACAACATGTATATAACAAAGCAACAATGTCAATAGTTCAATTGTActtaatagaaaacaaaaaaaatagtcaTCATAGAGTAAATGATGATAAAGTTGAGATACTGGGAATGGTGGAAATGAAAGAAAGTAAATATTATACAAGAAGTTAATGtagtatttatttattagaataACAGATTAACTTCATGGTACAGCAAAAGTCACCCTCATGCTTTAATCTTTCatttcaaactaaaatatacttGTTgtgtaattaatttaaaactttaTTAGCAAATAATGAGATGGAGCTGGGAGTTTCCATTGAATAATTATGAACAAACATAGGTGTACAAATAAAATGGCCACACTGATGGTGAAATTACTAGAGTATCACATGGAACTTTTGGTAAGACCGTAAGAGTCGTATAACATTATTGATGTACTAGGACCAATTGTAAATTTAGCTTAGTTCTGAATAATGGTAAGAAACAAAATATGGTATACCTAGACATATATACATCGTCCAATTGTATCTATTTTTTTGTTCTAATATTGTATATCTTTGTCCTAATTCTTTTGACTGAAAGCATGGATACAACTTCCTAGCTGGACTTTGCAGAAAATAGGCCTTTTCCATGCATCCAAACCTTCATTATTGACTACATCTATGCTCCTACACATTGAGCATCACATATCTTCACCTAAATTATTtcaataatatttaaaataattgcCATACTTGTTTGGTTAAAAATCTTGTTTTGGATTAGTAATAAGCCTTCTAAAAATTAACAGATCACAGTCGCATGCTCCACTTTAGCCACATTTTATTCGACTTTTTGGTAGCTTACTGCTGGAGGTGTTGAACTTACGTGAGAGCTCCTTTTTGATTCTTTTATTAGACCCAAAGACGTTATGATGACACTAGGACATATTCATTTTTCTGTTTACTCTTAATTCTGGTTAGAGATATTATGTTTGTTACTTTAGTATTCTATATCTGTATGTACTTGCCAGAGGTGTTGGGGAAAATAATTAGGGTCCGATTTCTGAAACTTGGAGAGAATCAGCAGCATCAAGGAACCAATGGCAACATATATTTCCAATTTTCTGTCTAAAGAATCACtctttttttccattttctgaCATATTCCAAATCAATGCTTTTGACAATTGATATGGCTTTTGGTGTCACTTAGAGTTCAACCATTGCCCAACATGTCATTGTCAGGCTACCCCAGAATGTTAACTCAGTTACAAAAGGAAGTTACTTGAATTCGTTTGGTGTTCCATAGTCAGTTCAAggaccttttttttccttttttcatgGCTAAGTAATAACCAAGGCCCACTTTGTCACTTGTCCTATGCATAACATAGTGTCCCATCATGAGAAACCAAAATCATTCTTTTCTCTACACCATGCTTGGTCTTGAAATTAACTTTCTCAAGAGgggatatatttttatattaaaaacaaaTCCTCTAGTAAATAGAACATGCACTAACACCAAAGATTTCTCTAAAAATAAGATGCTAGCGAAATGGTTATTGGCTATGGTTTCAAGTTTTATGCTGTGCTCTTGAAGGAAGGGATCTGATCAAACATATATCTAGATATCCAAGAGAGCGAAACTTTTATTGTAGCAGCCCTtggaatatataaaaatattactatCTTTGTCCAGGTCATAGGATTCTTCCTAGGAAGCATGGATAATTCAAATCACATGTCAAATTTATCCGGAGAATCTTTCTAAAGAATCCATCTGGCAAAACGCAATTCGTCGATTTCAAGGATATATATCTAATACTCATGTTTGATATCTAAtgttttaataaattataaaagcACTCCAGATACTTTGCAGATACATTTAAAATACTTCCCCAATACCTTTGGGAGTGAGGGAGaaggttttttctttcattatgaATGTTAATTTTTTGATGATGGATATTTAATTCTAGAGTTTGTGGTGTTGGTAATGAGTCTGTGGAAGTTAATGCTATCATATAAGGTATAGACTAGCTTATTTTGATATCATACTATGCTTTATGTAGCTTTGTATCTTTACGCGCATATACACATATCCtactttttcaagatttatatgtgtctatatatataaagctcaacacacacacacacacacacacacacatatatacatgtatgtatgtatggagTGTGTATGTGAAAATTGCTATATTCTAGCTATATTGCATCCTACTTTTTCAAGATTTGTTGTATCGGCATATCCATATCTTGTATCCATGCCCATGCTTCACTACAGTCTCCCAATTAAACTAGGAAAAAAGATAAGAAGTTTCTTTTTTACTAGAAACTAGCCACATAAAACAGTGATATGAGAAAGAAACTCTTTTACAATGAGTTCTTCATTTGCCTCAAAGGTGGGCAATGACAATAAGTCATACTTTTATACTTGTGCAACTGCACATAAAATAAGAGTTAGAACATCCCATTTATCGGACACAAAGAGGGTTGGCATATTCCTACCTACCTTCTTAACTGATACTAACATTCATCAATGGGAAACAAACTTCTAAAGGAGGTCAAGATATGAAACAAAGAGTAAGCATATAAACAAAAACCTTTAATAATAGAGATTTAGAAATAGCACCCAAGATGCCtcaaagaaggctgcagaagaaAGATCAATGAAATAATATGCAATCAAGCAATTACAAAACAGCATCCTAAACTCTATTCATTTGCATACTCTTAACAGTTCATGACTTTTGGTCTTATGAAcattcatcaaatttcaagtggGCCAAAATCTATACTTTCTGTCCTTCAGAATTAAGAG
Proteins encoded in this window:
- the LOC103715064 gene encoding E3 ubiquitin-protein ligase At1g12760-like, which encodes MSATRSLNPIGGATMDPGPLLGTRSGGGEDRGRRNGRRPSLRGAARFFRRAGSRRMLREPSMLVREAAAEQLEERQRDWAYSRPVVFLDILWNLAFVAASAAVLVLSREERPSMPLRLWIGGYVLQCVLHMVCVCIEYRRRHPLQGEEVSEDGEFGSRGSSEPSSPREVEEDGGYDAEQGQHEEGTSIIKHLESANTMFSFIWWIIGFYWVSAGGQALTSDAPQLYWLCIVFLAFDVFFVVFCVALACVIGIAVCCCLPCIIAILYAVGDQQEGASDEDIRQLPKYKFRRIGDPEKPSGDISRPSGGIMTECGHDPPIEHVLSAEDVECCICLSSYEDGVELRELPCSHHFHCACIDKWLYINATCPLCKFNIIKSSNHGREEV